GCTGATGTGGTCGTTCATTGTGCTGTTCCCACTGTACTGGCTCGCGTCGATGTCGCTGAAGCCGCCTGGAACAGCGAATTCGCTGCCGCCGGACTGGATCTTCCTGCCGACCGTGTACAACTACATCCAACTGTTTCAGGATTCGGGCTTCGTCGGGGCCTTTGCGAACAGCCTCATCATGGTGTCCGCGTCGGTCGTGCTGGTGCTGTTGATCGGCGTGCCAGCGGCGTACGTCCTTTCGCGGTACGACATCCCAATGGAGCGGGACGTACTCGTGTGGATACTCTCCTCACGGATGCTGCCGCCCATCGCTGTAGTACTCCCATTCTTCATCATCTTTCAGGAGTTCAACCTGTTCGACACGCGCATCGGGATGGTGCTGATGTACGTCAGCATCAATCTCTCGCTGGTTGTCTGGGTGATGAAAGCATTCTTCGATGGTATCCCCGAGACCTTAGAGGAAGCGGCCCGGGTCGACGGTGCGACCCAGTTCCAAGGGTTCAGGAAAGTGGTCCTGCCGGCGGCAAAGCCCGGAATCTTCTCTGTCGCGATTATCAGCTTCATCTTCGCGTGGATCGAACTACTGTTCGGGCTCGTGCTGACGAGCTTCGAGGCCGTGCCGGTAACGCTGTTCGTCTACTCGTTCATCGGCTCCCGTTCCATTGAGTGGGGAATGCTCGCGGCCGCCTCGACAGCGATGATCGTTCCGGTTGTCATCTTCCTGATAGCGGTCAACAAGTATCTCGCTGCCGGACTGAGCTTCGGTGTGGTGATCAAAGAATGAGCACCACGCCCACGCCACGACAGGTATCGATAGCAAATCACACCCCTGCGGCGGGGATAGGCAGTCGCGACACGGAGGCTCACTAATGGCTCGTATCACAATCGACGACGTCACGAAACGGTTTGGAGACGGAGATGAATCGATCGTTGCGGTCGACGACGTCTCCTTGGACATCCGCGATGGCGAGTTCATCGTCTTCGTCGG
The Haloarcula sp. CBA1129 genome window above contains:
- a CDS encoding carbohydrate ABC transporter permease, with the translated sequence MATTDGDSATASQRLDKDTRERLVTAVRHTILLMWSFIVLFPLYWLASMSLKPPGTANSLPPDWIFLPTVYNYIQLFQDSGFVGAFANSLIMVSASVVLVLLIGVPAAYVLSRYDIPMERDVLVWILSSRMLPPIAVVLPFFIIFQEFNLFDTRIGMVLMYVSINLSLVVWVMKAFFDGIPETLEEAARVDGATQFQGFRKVVLPAAKPGIFSVAIISFIFAWIELLFGLVLTSFEAVPVTLFVYSFIGSRSIEWGMLAAASTAMIVPVVIFLIAVNKYLAAGLSFGVVIKE